The Changchengzhania lutea genomic sequence AAAGAATATCAACCACATGCTTATCATAGAACTGACCAGGTTTTAAAACTTCCCTGATTCTAAAGGTGATCGTATTTGCTGAATCTGTAATCTGTTCAGCATATTGCGTGTAATGGTTCGAAAAATTTTTCTGATTATGGAATTGCGTCGTCAGCACGCCAATATTAATCATCATTAAAAAGGAGGCTATTCCAAACCATATGGTTTTGGTAAATCGCTTTTTAGCGCTGAGGTAGAAAACAAATAAAACGATAAAACCCGAAGAAGTAGAATAAAGTACGTCTCTGATTGATGGACTAAAATAATGCCCTATAACAATGCCAATTACAAGACAAAAGGTGAGTTTTATTATAGTGAAATTGAGAAGCTTCATGAAGCTGTAAGATAAAAAATAATACCATTTCTTGTTTGAAATTACTGTAAAAGAAAATGATGATTTTTTGCTTTTTAAAAAATAGAAAAACAAAGCATAGCCATGGTTATGGTTTAATTGAACTCATCTTGACTTTTTCTATTTCCTAAAAAACGGCTATAATTTATCCATATTTCGTTATTTTTTTTATTCGTAGCGATGCTATGCCTTTCAAAAAGTATCTCATCTGTACAAATTTTATCTCGTTTTCGGTTAAAAACAAAAGTCAAGATGAGTTCATTTTATGTGTGTGCCCAGCATGGGCATCTTTTATTTACGGAAAGGTAAATAATTAATCTAGAGGGTGCAAGTCCCTTATGTACAGGAGTAACGTCTTGAAGCATTAGTAAGTCGCAAGGGTGAAAACCGTGAGGTTCTATCTGAAGGAAGCGGAACTACAAAACTCGGTACTGACGAACAGAAATCGTATACAGAGGCATATTTACTTGGGTAAGCAAGCACATCATTGTAACGCCCAACGAACACCAAAAGGGTAAATATGTAGATACGGCAGTGATTGAGAGAAAGAAGATGTCATTACCTGGGGAGGTCTCCAAAACTACGAGTTGGTTATTTGGAGAAGTCAGCAGAGGTCATAGTACCTACGGGAAACGAGTTGAGGCAATACCTCAGATGGTCTCACAAGTAGGGAAGGACAGAACATTAAATTACGTTGGAATTCGATTAGGATGCCTAGCTAGCCTAGTTTTAAACCAACAGGAGTACACGAATTATTAAACCTATGATTGAAAACGTATAATCAGCAACAAACCTTTTTAAAGCAACACGACAAGTGGAGCGCAATAAAGGCGCGAGCGGTGTAGATGGTATGAAAACAACGGAGCTTTCCGCTTATATATTAGAAAACCGTTCGACTATACTATCGACTATTCGCACAAACAGCTATAATCCAAATTCAATATTAGGAGTAACCATTCCAAAAGGACAGGGTAAAACCCGACTATTAGGAATACCAACTGTAGTCGATAGGTGGCTTCAAAAAGCGGTAAGTCAACAATTAATGGTTCATTTTGAATATGATTTTGAACCCGTTAGTTACGGTTTCCGTCCACAAAAGAACATCCAAAAAGCAGTATTACAAGCTCAAACGTATATCAATTCTGGTTATCAAGATATTGTAGATATTGATTTAGAAGGATTCTTTGACCAAGTAGACCACTGTATCTTACTGCAACTTATTTACCACAAGGTAAAATGTCCGACCACTTTGCGATTAATCCGAAAATGGCTTAGAGTTCCCATATTAATAGATGGAAAACTCCAAAAGCGCAGAAAAGGCATCCCGCAAGGCAGTCCAATTAGTCCCTTATTATCTAATATTATGTTAGATGTTTTGGACAAAGAAATGAAAAGCATGGGCTTGCGTTATGTTCGCTACGCTGATGA encodes the following:
- the ltrA gene encoding group II intron reverse transcriptase/maturase: MERNKGASGVDGMKTTELSAYILENRSTILSTIRTNSYNPNSILGVTIPKGQGKTRLLGIPTVVDRWLQKAVSQQLMVHFEYDFEPVSYGFRPQKNIQKAVLQAQTYINSGYQDIVDIDLEGFFDQVDHCILLQLIYHKVKCPTTLRLIRKWLRVPILIDGKLQKRRKGIPQGSPISPLLSNIMLDVLDKEMKSMGLRYVRYADDFSVYAKSKSEAKQIGNRLFVFLKDKLKLPINKAKSGIRRPVNFELLGHGFVPIYKKGVKGQYVLVVANKSWAKFKRNLKSITKKTKPMSLLERLERLNQVCRGWMNNYRLTNIYAKSKKLDEWLRNRLRYCIWHDWKKLERKRKNLIQLGIEIGQAYAWSRTRMGGWAVAQSPILKTTITVSRLKRKGYKPLLDYINNTQTSIW